GCATATAATTTGGCAAAATCAACAGAACGATCAATGAAATCTACACGTATATTATTCTTATCTTCGCGTAAAGCTATGCCACCAATCTGTAAAGGCACGCCGACGAAACCTTTTTTATTTAAAACTGCATGCAATTTGTCCATATAAATATCAGGTACTGCTAAATCTACATCTTTAGTAAGTCGTTGTTCTTCTGCTGGTACATAAGCCCATAAAGCTACACCGCCGATTAACGCAAAAGGAATGCCAGCATTTTGTAGTAAATCGACAGCTAAAAGCAAAGAAGGGGTAGGATCAAATTTAGGTAAACCACCATTACCAAGTGAGATTTTATTTGTGTTGTTGTTTAATGATGACATAAATAAACTCCATCTTTGATTAACTAGTCATTCAACAAATCCCATATTACCGCTTCACCAATGCCGATCACTATCACAGAATAAAACATAAGTGCAGCGGTATTAGCCTGACGACGCAAGCGCGATTCACTGTCTTTATTATGTTCTACGGCATCTTGATATTTCTGGTAGGTGATTAAATTCCATACCCCAAGACCTAATTGACTTGAAGCCATTATGGTGCCCAGCAACGGGCGACCTTGGGAGAATTGCCCTACCCCAAATGGTGCCACCGACCAAGCGCTAAAAGACGATGAGGTGGTTGGTGCAATAACTTGGTCAGTTGTGGTGCTGGTAATAGTTGGGGGAGCGTCTAAATTAAGTGATGGTTTTGCTAAAACACAATCTGCGACTTTTAAGCGCGGGCAAAGTTGCTTAAGTTCTTGTTCGCAGTCTTGGCAGTTAATACCTAGTGGTTGTGCAAGCACGATTTTTTGATCAATATTATATTCAATATTAACGTTTAGTTCTTGCTCATCAAGGTCAATTAAATATGGTAAAGATGGTTTGTTTTCTCGTATTAACCATACGCGATAACGACCT
The nucleotide sequence above comes from Deltaproteobacteria bacterium. Encoded proteins:
- a CDS encoding nucleotidyltransferase, encoding MSSLNNNTNKISLGNGGLPKFDPTPSLLLAVDLLQNAGIPFALIGGVALWAYVPAEEQRLTKDVDLAVPDIYMDKLHAVLNKKGFVGVPLQIGGIALREDKNNIRVDFIDRSVDFAKLYAAAVDEAIKAARHLNVTKYKIPLVSPEYFIAMKIATGEEDDTKDIERLLRASTPAVDLPLARSLCYQHLGAAAANRLDVIARITGHPQARKRYKS